The candidate division KSB1 bacterium genome includes the window GCCTGTTCCTTCACAGTTGGATTTCGTTCCAGTCGCGGCACTGTTACCAGCATCGAAAAGATCAAATGGAGCTCCGCATGTTCTTTGATTTTGGACTGCACGAAAATCGGGCTTTTTTCCGGATCAATTCCTGCGCTGAGCCAATCTATCACCATCTCAATGGTATTGCGCTCGATGTCTGAAGTGTCCAGATTGGTGGTCAATAAATGCCAATCGGCCACGAGATGAAAGTTTTCATATTCATTTTGTAAACTCACCCAATTTTCTAACGCGCCCACGTAATTGCCCAAATGAAGTTTCCCCGTGGGCCGCATTCCGCTTAAAATCCGCTTTTTCATCCAGGTCGTTCTCCCAAAATCCAGCCAAAACTTGGCAGCGGGAGCATCCCACTGATCTCAACGCAGCAATCAGTGGAGTTCTGCTACCAAAGATTTGACTATATGGTTGATGCAGTGATTGCAGTTGTCAATTCATATAAAGATAGGGCTTCCAGCGATGATCGATGTTGCCAACATAATAGCGGATGAAGAACAGATAATTTGGGCGCTGCGGTTTTTTGGCCAATCGCATCCCAGCCTCTTCAGGCGTCCGATTGCCTTTTTTATTGTTACATTTAACACAGGCACAAACCAAATTTTCCCAACTATCTTCGCCGCCCCGGACCTTTGGAATGACATGATCGATGGTCACCGGCCCGGATCGCGTCCCACAATATTGGCACTGATGGTTATCCCGTTTAATAATGTTCTTCCGCGAAAGGATAATCCGTTTCCGCGGCACATTGATGAAACGAGTCAACCGAACGATGCTGGGCAGCGGATAGCGGTCGCGAACCGAGTTAATATATCCATCATTCTGCTCGACCAGCTCCGCCTTGCCGAGAAAGATCAAAATAATGGCCTTCTTCACATTTGTGATGGTCATCGGCTCATAATTTTGATTCAGCACCAACACATGTGAGTGTATCA containing:
- a CDS encoding HNH endonuclease: MDMIHSHVLVLNQNYEPMTITNVKKAIILIFLGKAELVEQNDGYINSVRDRYPLPSIVRLTRFINVPRKRIILSRKNIIKRDNHQCQYCGTRSGPVTIDHVIPKVRGGEDSWENLVCACVKCNNKKGNRTPEEAGMRLAKKPQRPNYLFFIRYYVGNIDHRWKPYLYMN